The following proteins are encoded in a genomic region of Anolis carolinensis isolate JA03-04 unplaced genomic scaffold, rAnoCar3.1.pri scaffold_12, whole genome shotgun sequence:
- the hprt1 gene encoding hypoxanthine-guanine phosphoribosyltransferase — translation MEAAHDAFSNHNSPGRGACIVIGDDEQGYDLDLFCIPKHYADDLEKVYIPHGLIMDRTERLAREIMKAMGGHHIVALCVLKGGYKFFADLLDYIKALNRNSDRSIPMTVDFIRLKSYCNDQSTGEIKVIGGDDLSTLTGKNVLIVEDIIDTGKTMKTLLSLLQQYNPKMVKVASLLVKRTPRSVGYRPDFVGFEVPDKFVVGYALDYNEYFRDLNHICVISETGKQKYKA, via the exons ATTGGAGATGATGAACAAGGCTACGATCTTGACTTATTCTGCATCCCCAAACATTACGCGGATGACTTGGAAAAGGTCTACATCCCACACGGTCTCATTATGGACAG GACGGAAAGGCTGGCGCGGGAGATCATGAAGGCCATGGGAGGGCACCACATTGTGGCCCTCTGCGTCCTGAAAGGCGGCTACAAATTTTTCGCCGACTTGCTGGACTACATCAAGGCCCTAAACCGGAACAGCGACAGGTCCATCCCGATGACGGTCGACTTCATCCGGTTGAAGAGCTACTGT AACGACCAGTCGACGGGCGAAATAAAGGTCATCGGAGGGGACGACCTCTCGACCTTGACTGGGAAG aatGTCTTGATTGTAGAA GATATCATTGACACTGGGAAGACCATGAAAACCCTCCTCTCTCTGCTGCAGCAGTACAACCCAAAGATGGTGAAGGTGGCCAG CTTGCTGGTGAAGCGGACGCCTCGAAGCGTCGGATACCGGCCTGACT ttgtcGGATTTGAAGTGCCAGACAAGTTTGTGGTGGGATATGCTCTAGATTACAATGAATACTTCAGAGATTTAAAT CACATTTGCGTGATAAGCGAGACTGGGAAGCAGAAGTACAAGGCGTGA